One genomic segment of Catalinimonas alkaloidigena includes these proteins:
- a CDS encoding ABC transporter ATP-binding protein translates to MISIQQLTFQYNAHSHPIHFPDWQVAQGEHALILGSSGSGKTTLLHLLAGLLKPSQGKIKVGEENLDRLQKTNLDKYRGRNIGLVFQKPHLLNSLSLEQNLLLAQYMAGLKQDRQRVNSVIETLGLAHRKKALVHTLSQGEAQRASIARSVLNTPKVILADEPTSSLDDENCEKVLSILREQAQAYQATLVIATHDKRVKDIINKHYIMR, encoded by the coding sequence ATGATCAGTATTCAGCAGCTTACTTTTCAGTATAATGCTCATTCTCATCCTATTCATTTTCCCGATTGGCAGGTAGCGCAGGGAGAGCATGCACTGATTCTCGGCTCTTCAGGAAGTGGCAAAACCACTTTGCTTCACCTTCTCGCCGGGCTCCTGAAACCTAGTCAGGGTAAAATAAAAGTTGGGGAAGAAAACCTGGACCGTTTACAAAAAACCAATCTTGATAAGTACAGAGGCAGGAATATTGGATTGGTATTTCAAAAACCCCACCTCTTAAATTCGCTTAGCCTGGAACAAAACTTACTTCTGGCTCAGTACATGGCAGGCTTAAAACAAGATCGTCAACGTGTAAATTCGGTAATTGAGACGCTTGGACTGGCACACCGCAAAAAAGCCCTGGTACACACTTTAAGCCAGGGAGAAGCCCAGAGAGCCTCCATTGCCCGCTCCGTACTCAATACGCCAAAAGTCATCCTGGCTGATGAACCTACCTCCAGCCTGGACGATGAAAACTGTGAAAAGGTCTTATCCATCCTGCGAGAACAGGCCCAGGCTTATCAGGCCACCCTTGTCATTGCCACCCACGACAAGCGTGTAAAAGATATTATTAACAAGCACTACATAATGCGCTAA